The region TTTAAAGTGTTTTACTTTAAACTATTCTGTATTTCATCTTTTCTAATTGCAACCATTTGCTTAATAAGCTCTTTAGGTAAAGGTTGGTTTAGTTTAAACTTTACGGTACCTTTCCCTAAATCAAAGCCTTTAAGTTCGTTTGTAAAATGGTCTATAGTTGCTTGAAAAGGATAAAAACTTACATGTTTTGCATAAGCCACAATCATTAATTGTTGAGCAGGTTTTGAACCAGGAATAAGCGTAAAGGAAGGAACTTTATAGTTTGGCAGTTCAATTGCTTCGGGTGCAACTTCTTTTATAAGCGAGCGTAATTCATGTAAAATAATTTGCGATTCCTTTGATTGGTTGTTTATATAGTCATCAACACACGCAAAGCTAGCCATTGCACCTTTTTTTGCCATTTTATAACTGGTTTTAGTTTTTTATTTTTTGGTTTAATATTTTATTTATTTCAACAGATTTGTTAAGTGTCATTAAATGACCACCTTTTTTTATTTTTAAATTACAATTTACAAAATATAACGGTAAAATTTTGTCGTTTGTACCGTGAATATGTAATATGTCTTTGGGTTGAATTAAGTTATCCCATTTTACGATTTTATCAATGGCCCATTTTAAAAAAGTAGGGTTGGTGTTTATAAGAATCTCTTTTAGAAGTTGTTCTTCAAATTTAGAATTTGTACCAAAAAACCAATTTGTAATAAAGTTTGCGCTTTTTAAAATTTGAGTTGGTATTAGTTTATGAAGGCCTAATTGACCAGCAAAACGAAAGTAAAAAGGGATTTCATTTTTAGTTTTTGCTGAAGCAATTATAATTACTTTTTCAGTTTCAATTTGTTTTGCAACTTCAACAGCTATAATTCCGCCAAAAGATAGCCCAATTAGTATTGGTTTTGTTGTTTTAATTTGTTTAAGAATTCGACTTGTATAATTTTCAATTGTTTCATTTTCATTTGGAATAATCCATTTTATAAAAGTTGTTTCGAATCCTGAAAAATCAAGTTTTTGAAAAACACTTTCATCGGCTCCAAGTCCACTAAATATGTAAATTTCTTTTTTCAATTTGTTTTTTCTTTTTTTTAAAATATGCTGTTTTAGTAATCTTCGTACATTTAATTTAATCTAATTGTTGAAGAAAAAAAATGGACTTCGGGTTGATGACTTTACTTTTGAGCGGTTTTGAATCACAAAACTGTCGACTAGTAATGAACTTAGATCGAAGTATATCTTAAAGTTACACTTCCTTAACTCATACAGCATAATAAGCTTCCTATGGTGGGCCTGCTTTGGGTTTATCAGAGAGTTCAATGGGCTTTACTTCACTTGTTTATTATTTGTTTTGGTGTTCAGTGATTTTCAATTCATCTAGAGCCATCGGTGCTTGACGATCCAATGACTCTGCCTGAACAGAGCGAAGTTAAAGCTTAGTTATTGTGCGCAGTACTTATTTGAATTTGTATTTTTCTAATTCAATTGCCTCTTCATCAAAATAGTTTTTGAATTTTTCTGATAAATCTTTGCTTTTAAATTTCATAATCGTGTATGAACTATCCCAAGCTGTAATCTCGAAAATTGAATTTTTTATTTGGAAATTATTTACTTCCCATACATCGTCATTTCCTTCTACAAATGGAAAATTATGTTTGTCAAAAATTGGTTTCTCATTTTTATTAACCGCAGAAATAATTCCCCAGATTATTTGTATATCTGATTCTACAACAGTTTTAAAATCTTCGATTGTCGGTGTAAAATAATCTTCACGAAAATCAATAGGTAAGGTTACTCCTAGGTAATCAGCATAATTGATTACGTCTAAATCTGAAAGGAACCAATTATATTCTGAAATATCTATCCAATCAGATGCTAACAGATTGTATAAGTTGGTATGATATCTTAATTTTTTAGTATTCTTTATTATCCAATTCATAGACGATAGTTATCAGTTAGTGAGGTAGTGTTGCGCACAACGGGGCGTCGGCTTTGCGAAGCTCGCGAGGAAACAAGCGCATCGTGCGGTGTAGGTGCTACATTACCCAAATATACAAAAGTTTTTTAGGAGTTGTTAAATTAAAAAATTATGAAAGTAGGGGATAAGTGTGTTTTTTAAAACTATAAATAAGAAAGTAGTTAAAACAAAAAAATCTGAAGCTTAGCTTCAGATTTTTTAAAACTCTATTAAATGGTCGTAGTACTCAAGGCGGGACTTGAACCCGCACGAACATTACTGTTCACTGGATTTTAAGTCCAGCGTGTCTACCAATTCCACCACTCGAGCAAATGAATAGAATTTGAGCGAAAAACGGGGTTCGAACCCGCGACCTCAACCTTGGCAAGGTTGCGCTCTACCAACTGAGCTATTTTCGCAAATACATAAAAAAAAACGTTAGTACTCAAGGCGGGACTTGAACCCGCACGAACATTACTGTTCACTGGATTTTAAGTCCAGCGTGTCTACCAATTCCACCACTCGAGCAGTTGTAGTAACGTGAGCGAAAAACGGGGTTCGAACCCGCGACCTCAACCTTGGCAAGGTTGCGCTCTACCAACTGAGCTATTTTCGCAATTCATATTTTTTTTTGAACGTGTTGCAAAATTATTAAAAAAAATAATATTTGCAAATAAAAAGTACTCAAGGCGGGACTTGAACCCGCACGAACATTACTGTTCACTGGATTTTAAGTCCAGCGTGTCTACCAATTCCACCACTCGAGCAAAGAACGTGCAACAAGTTTGTTTATTACTGTATTGCGAGTGCAAATATATAAGCTTTATTTTATTTTACAAGGGATTTTTTAAACTTATTTGTAATTATTTTTTAACGTTTTGATTTTCTTGTATATATAAATTAATTTTTTTTTGTGTTGTTTGTTTTTTTTGCTGTTTGTATCAAAAAAAGAAGAAGCATTGCGGTGTGCAATGCTTCTTTTTTTATCGGATAGGTTGGTTTAAAACCAAATCTATATAAAGGTTTACTTTGTCTTTTAGTTGTTTTCTGTGAACTACAAAATCTAAAAATCCGTGTTCTAACAAAAATTCCGATGTTTGAAAACCATCTGGTAAGTCTTTACCGGTGGTATCTTTTACAATACGTGGTCCTGCAAAACCAATCAATGCTCCTGGTTCGGCTATATTTATATCACCTAACATGGCATATGACGCAGTTGTACCACCAGTAGTTGGATCGGTACATAACGATATGTAAGGTATTTTAGCATCGGCTAACAATGATAATTTTGCCGAAGTTTTTGCCATTTGCATTAATGAATAAGCAGCTTCCATCATACGTGCTCCACCTGATTTTGATATCATCATAAACGGGATGTTGTGTTTAATAGAATAATCAATACCGCGGGCTATTTTTTCACCTACTACAGATCCCATTGATCCGCCAATAAAAGCAAAATCCATACACGCCACTACTAAATCGGCACCTTTTGATTTACCTACTGCAACACGTACCGCATCTTTTAATTTGGTTTTGTCTTTCGCCTCTTTTAAACGATCTACGTATTTTTTAGTGTCGGTAAACTTTAAAGGGTCTTTGGCTGTAATTGTTCCAAATAATTCTTTAAATTCATTGTTATCAAACAATATTTCAAAATATTCTTTGCTGCCAATACGTACGTGGTAATCATCTTCTGGTGAAATCCAAAGATTTCTAGCCAATTCGTCTGATTCTATAATTTTTCCGGTTGGCGATTTGTACCACAAACCTTTGGGCGTGTCTTTTTTATCTTCGGTTGGGGTTGTAATTCCCTTTTCTTTTCTTTTAAACCAAGCCATATTATTTATTTTAAGGTTTTAAGTTGTATCGTTATAAAGTGTTTACGTTGTTTAAATCGGCAAATGCTTGTTCTAAACGTGTGTTAAATGTTAATTCAGCTTCACGCATCCATTTACGTGGATCGTAGTATTTTTTATTAGGTACATCGTCGCCTTCTGGATTTCCTATTTGTGTCATTAAATAGTCTTTTTTAGCTAAAATGTAATCGCGGGCACCTTCTGTAAAAGCAAATTGTAAATCGGTATCAATATTCATTTTAATTACTCCATATGAAATTGCTT is a window of Myroides sp. JBRI-B21084 DNA encoding:
- a CDS encoding iron chaperone → MAKKGAMASFACVDDYINNQSKESQIILHELRSLIKEVAPEAIELPNYKVPSFTLIPGSKPAQQLMIVAYAKHVSFYPFQATIDHFTNELKGFDLGKGTVKFKLNQPLPKELIKQMVAIRKDEIQNSLK
- a CDS encoding alpha/beta hydrolase; the protein is MKKEIYIFSGLGADESVFQKLDFSGFETTFIKWIIPNENETIENYTSRILKQIKTTKPILIGLSFGGIIAVEVAKQIETEKVIIIASAKTKNEIPFYFRFAGQLGLHKLIPTQILKSANFITNWFFGTNSKFEEQLLKEILINTNPTFLKWAIDKIVKWDNLIQPKDILHIHGTNDKILPLYFVNCNLKIKKGGHLMTLNKSVEINKILNQKIKN
- the accD gene encoding acetyl-CoA carboxylase, carboxyltransferase subunit beta, which translates into the protein MAWFKRKEKGITTPTEDKKDTPKGLWYKSPTGKIIESDELARNLWISPEDDYHVRIGSKEYFEILFDNNEFKELFGTITAKDPLKFTDTKKYVDRLKEAKDKTKLKDAVRVAVGKSKGADLVVACMDFAFIGGSMGSVVGEKIARGIDYSIKHNIPFMMISKSGGARMMEAAYSLMQMAKTSAKLSLLADAKIPYISLCTDPTTGGTTASYAMLGDINIAEPGALIGFAGPRIVKDTTGKDLPDGFQTSEFLLEHGFLDFVVHRKQLKDKVNLYIDLVLNQPIR